The Pigmentiphaga aceris DNA segment CGCGACAAGCTGGACGCGACCAACATCGAACTCATCCATGGCGACGGGCTGGCTGCCATGCGTCGCCTGACGGGTGCCAAGTTTGACGTGATCTTCCTGGATCCGCCCTTCGGTGAAGGCAAACTCGACAAGGTATGGCCGTTGCTCCCCGGCGTATTGGCACAGGACGGCTTGGTCTACGTCGAGTCCGAAGCTGCCGTCAATGTGCCGGAAGGCTTTGCGCTGGTTCGCCAGGACACGGCCGGTGCCGTACATTTTGCCCTGCTGGAACGTATCCCTGCCGCCACATAAACAGGCGGCTGGGCGCTACCCGGGGAAACTCCGGGGCCATGCACTGGCAGGGGCGGTTATGCTGCGCTGCAAAAATAGTAAATAATTCCAGTAACGCCCCTTTGCCCCCAACGCCCCGATCACTCGGGGCCAACATCGCCGGCGCGGCCTGAACGTGGCCAATGACTCACCGGCGCGGAGCCCATGCATGATCACTGCCGTCTACCCAGGTACCTTCGACCCCATGACCCGCGGTCACGAGGACCTCGTGCGTCGCGCCGCCGGTTTGTTCGACCGCCTGGTGGTCGGTGTGGCGCACAGCCGCAACAAGCAACCGTTCTTCAGCGTGCACGAGCGCGTTGAAATCGCCCGCGAAATCCTCAGCCACTACCCCAACGTCGAAGTGCACAGCTTCGCCGGCCTGCTGAAAGACTTCGTGCGCAAGCAAGACGCCCGGGTGATCGTGCGTGGCCTGCGTGCCGTATCGGACTTCGAATACGAATTCCAGATGGCCGGCATGAACCGATATCTGTTGCCCGATGTCGAAACCATGTTCCTCACGCCGTCCGACCAGTACCAGTTCATTTCCGGTTCGATCGTGCGGGAAATCGCGCAATTGGGCGGCGATGTGAGTAAATTCGTCTTTCCCTCGGTCGAACGCTGGCTGCAGACCAAGGTCTCGCAGTTGGGCGGCCGGGATGTACCCGAGCTTTAAGCGCTCCGAGTGGCCGCGTGCAGCACGCACGCCGGCCACCTGCCTGACGAAGGAAAATTGCCGTCATGGCTTTATTGATTACCGACGAATGCATCAACTGTGATGTGTGCGAGCCCGAGTGCCCCAACGACGCCATCAGCATGGGCGAGGAGTACTACGTCATCGAGCCGACCAAATGCACCGAGTGCGTCGGCCACCACGAAGAAGCCCAGTGCAAGGTCGTCTGTCCGGTCGAGTGCATCGAACTGAATCCGTCGTGGCACGAAGATCAGGATGCACTCATGGCGAAATACCGCCAACTGACGGCGCGTCTGCAGCAGGCCTGACACGCGCGCTCGCGCCCGCCATTGAGCGGCAGAGCAGCGCCACCATACGGCACAACAGGGGTGACGCAGCCGGCTAAAGTGGTACCTTCCACCGCCTCAGGAGAGGCACACCATGCTGCAGCAAACCAAGTCCCCCGTATCCGAGCAGGCTTTGCTCGACAGTCTGCGCGCCATCGTAGGCGTGCAAGCCGTGGCCACCGGCCGACGGAAAACCCAGCGATACGTGAAGGGGTTCCGTGAAGGCGGCGGAGACGCGCAGGCCGTGGTGTTTCCCAGCACGCTGCTGCAACTGTGGCAGGTGCTGCAAGCCTGCGTGGCGGCTGACCGGGTGGTCATCATGCAAGCGGCCAACACCGGGCTGACGGGCGGGTCCACCCCCACTGCTGAGGGCTACGATCGCGCAGCAGTCGTGATCAACACGCTGCGCATGAACACCATCCGCCTGCTCGATGGCGGCAAGCAGATCGTGAGCTTCCCGGGCGGCACGCTGTATCAGCTGGAACGCCTGCTGAAACCCCTGGGCCGTGAACCGCATTCGGTGATCGGGTCATCGTGCATCGGCGCGTCCATTGTCGGCGGCGTGTGCAACAACTCGGGCGGCTCGCTGGTGCATCGCGGGCCTGCCTACACGGAACTGGCGCTGTATGCGCAGATCGACGCGGCGGGCAATCTCAAGCTGGTGAACCACCTGGGCATCGACCTGGGCACCACCCCCGAAGAGATTCTGACGAATCTGGAAAACGGCACCTATACCGATGCCGATGTGCGCCACGACGAACGCCGCGCCTCGGGGGCCGACTACACTGACCGCATGCGCGACGTCGATGCCGACACCCCCGCCCGCTACAACGCCGATCCCAGCAAGCTGTACGAGGCCTCGGGCTGCGCGGGCAAACTGGCGGTCTTCGCCGTGCGCCTGGACACCTTCGGTGCAGAAACCAAGACCCAGGTTTATTACATCGGCACCAACGACACCGCCGTGCTGACCGAACTGCGTCGCCGTCTGCTGGGCAGCGGCGGCCACCTACCGATTGCGGGTGAATACATGCACCGCGACATCTACGACGTGTCGGCGGTCTACGGCAAAGACACCTTCTGGCTGATCAAGAAATACGGCACTCAGGTGATGCCAGGCTTCTTTGCGCTCAAAAGCCGGGTCGATGCCACCCTGGCCAACTGGTCGTGGGCACCGCGAAACCTGAGCGATCGCATCGCCCAGTTTTTCTCCAAGCTGCTGCCCAAACAACTGCCCGATCGCCTGAATGAATACCGCGACCGCTATGAGCATCACCTGATGCTGAAGATGGCCGGCCCCGGCATCTCTGAGGCTGAAGCCCTGCTGACGGAAATGTTTGCTGATTCGACGCAAGGTGGCTGGTTCACCTGCACCCCGGAAGAAGGTTCAAAAGCCTTCCTGCACCGCTTTGCGGCCGCAGGCGCGGCTATCCGTTATCAGGCCGTGCACTCGGACGAAGTGGAAGACATCCTGGCGCTGGACATCGCCTTGAAGCGCAGCGAGCGCCAGTGGTTCGAAACCTTGCCGCCGGAAGTCGAATCGCAATTGGTGTCCAAGCTGTATTACGGCCACTTCCTGTGCCACGTGTTCCACCAGGACTACATCGTCAAGAAGGGTGCGGACGCCAAGGCGCTGAAGGTGAAGATGCTGGAAATCCTGGACAGCAAGGGTGCGGAATACCCGGCCGAGCACAACGTGGGGCACCTGTATTACGCCAAGCCCGCGCTGGCGGCGTTCTATCGGGAAGTCGATCCGACGAATACGCTGAACCCGGGGCTGGGGAAGCTGCCGCGCGGGAAGTTCTACGCGGAAGAGGTTTGAGTTTGGCCCAGCACGGCCATCATGCGTCGCCCACCACACATGCTTTACCCCACACCGCCTCATGAAGATTTACAAGTACGGCTAATAACCGTACCCTGATAACTCACTGCAGGAGATCGGCATGGGCACACTCGCCATCAAAGACGCACGACTGGAACTCAAGACCACCAAGGAAACCAAGGAGTTGCTGACCAAGGCCGCACTCTTGGACGGTATGGACTTGTCCTCCTTTATGCTTGCCTCTGCGATGAAGCAGGCACGCGCCACGTTGCAGAATCACAGCATCATCACGCTCTCCGCTGAAGGACAGGCGCGGCTCGTTGAATTGCTTCACGCCCAACCCGAGCCGACCGAGGCAATGAAAGCACTGCGCAAGCTACCCCGCCTGAAAACGCGCGCCGAATGAGCTTTGAAATTGCTCGCTTCGACCCAAGCGCAAGCTATACAGGCTTCAGACAGTTTGATTGCGGCCACCGGCAGATCAACAAATTTGTCC contains these protein-coding regions:
- the dld gene encoding D-lactate dehydrogenase, whose amino-acid sequence is MLQQTKSPVSEQALLDSLRAIVGVQAVATGRRKTQRYVKGFREGGGDAQAVVFPSTLLQLWQVLQACVAADRVVIMQAANTGLTGGSTPTAEGYDRAAVVINTLRMNTIRLLDGGKQIVSFPGGTLYQLERLLKPLGREPHSVIGSSCIGASIVGGVCNNSGGSLVHRGPAYTELALYAQIDAAGNLKLVNHLGIDLGTTPEEILTNLENGTYTDADVRHDERRASGADYTDRMRDVDADTPARYNADPSKLYEASGCAGKLAVFAVRLDTFGAETKTQVYYIGTNDTAVLTELRRRLLGSGGHLPIAGEYMHRDIYDVSAVYGKDTFWLIKKYGTQVMPGFFALKSRVDATLANWSWAPRNLSDRIAQFFSKLLPKQLPDRLNEYRDRYEHHLMLKMAGPGISEAEALLTEMFADSTQGGWFTCTPEEGSKAFLHRFAAAGAAIRYQAVHSDEVEDILALDIALKRSERQWFETLPPEVESQLVSKLYYGHFLCHVFHQDYIVKKGADAKALKVKMLEILDSKGAEYPAEHNVGHLYYAKPALAAFYREVDPTNTLNPGLGKLPRGKFYAEEV
- a CDS encoding DUF1778 domain-containing protein is translated as MGTLAIKDARLELKTTKETKELLTKAALLDGMDLSSFMLASAMKQARATLQNHSIITLSAEGQARLVELLHAQPEPTEAMKALRKLPRLKTRAE
- a CDS encoding YfhL family 4Fe-4S dicluster ferredoxin produces the protein MALLITDECINCDVCEPECPNDAISMGEEYYVIEPTKCTECVGHHEEAQCKVVCPVECIELNPSWHEDQDALMAKYRQLTARLQQA
- the coaD gene encoding pantetheine-phosphate adenylyltransferase; translated protein: MITAVYPGTFDPMTRGHEDLVRRAAGLFDRLVVGVAHSRNKQPFFSVHERVEIAREILSHYPNVEVHSFAGLLKDFVRKQDARVIVRGLRAVSDFEYEFQMAGMNRYLLPDVETMFLTPSDQYQFISGSIVREIAQLGGDVSKFVFPSVERWLQTKVSQLGGRDVPEL